CCCACGGCCCAGCTGCCGAATGCTTCCCACAGGGTGTATCCACGTGCCGTGACGGAGCCGTCCTCGCTGGCCGGCCGGCGGCCGACGTAGCGGAAGCGCAGCCCCCCCTCCGCGGCGCCCAGCTCGCGAACCGTGAGGCCCCCGGCGGCGGTTCGGCTCGGGGCGAGCGGGATCCGGTTCTCTCCGTCCGGGAGGTCGCGGTAGCGTCCGCGCGCCAGGTTCAGGTCGGCGTCGGCCCAGAGCCAGGAGGCGAGGCGGACCCTCCCTTCCAAATCCACTCCGATCCGGCGGGTGCGGCCGTTCGCCTCGGTGACCCCCTCGTCCCCCACGTACACGAGCTCGCTTTCCAGCTCCAGCCCCCACACCGCCGCCGCAACGCTCCCCCCGCGCCAGCTGTGGCGCGTCCCCAGCTCCGCCCCCAGGGCCCTGGGGAGCACCTCGTCCGTGTGCCTGCTCCCGAGCACGTCCCGGGCGTCGTTGGAGTGGAAGCCGGAGCCCAGGTTCGCGAAGAGCGCGGCGGAAGGGGTCGCCTGGAGCGCCAGGCTGGCCCTGGGGCTCAGCACGCCCTTCCAGCGTACGCCGGACCCGGTCGGCGTCACGGTTTCCCCCGGCCCCAGCCTGTCCTGGACCGCGAAGCGGAAGAGGTCGGCGCGCGCGCCGAGCTGCAGCCGGACGCGCGGAGAAAGCTCCACGTCGCGCTGCGCCCACGTGAAGAAGCTGGCCTGCCGGATCCCCGCGTCCACCCGCGGGTCGAGCCGCTCGCGCTCCGCCTGGTGGAACAATCCGACGCGGGCGAAGTCCGCACGGGTCCCCGCTCCCGCCGCCCACCGCCCGGCTAGCCCCAGCAGCGGGGCGGCCCGCCCGTAGCTCCCATAGACTCCCCCCAGGTGACGGTCGTCCGTCTGCTCGATGCCGTCCCCGTTCTCCGCGTCGTCGAGGAAGAAGGTGAAGTTGGAGAAGAGCCGGAAGTCGTAGCGCGCCGCGAACGCCCGCACCTCCCAGTGTCGGTCGTCTCCGGAGCGCGACCGGAGCCCCACGTTGACGTCGTACCGTTCCGTGCTCCCCCCTTCGGACGGGTCTATCGAGCCGAAGCGCCCGATCTGCCCCGAGCGGACCGCGCGCTCCGGAACCTGGCCGGACTGGTCCCAGCGAGCCCCGAAGCCCGACGCCGAGGCCACCAGCTCGGCGTCGCGGGAGAGCGGGGCCGTGAACTTTCCGAAGAGGTTGAAGCGGCGGTATCCCTGCGGCTCTTCGAACGGCCC
This DNA window, taken from Longimicrobiaceae bacterium, encodes the following:
- a CDS encoding TonB-dependent receptor, with protein sequence MDPRSALVSGFLVVALASPPPLASQQTGASPPAASPAPADTLPGPTPRRAPAADSARGAPEGLTLEPLLVTAERSYSAASSREARDLDLRLRPRDSSQELLRLVPGLVIAQHGGGGKAEQIFLRGFDADHGTDVAMSVDGSPVNMVSHGHGQGYADLHFLMPEVVERVEVRKGPYDARDGDFATAGAVVFHTRDRIGSPVAAARYGSFRTARLTGMVPFGGDASRAGGFAAAAVHATRGPFEEPQGYRRFNLFGKFTAPLSRDAELVASASGFGARWDQSGQVPERAVRSGQIGRFGSIDPSEGGSTERYDVNVGLRSRSGDDRHWEVRAFAARYDFRLFSNFTFFLDDAENGDGIEQTDDRHLGGVYGSYGRAAPLLGLAGRWAAGAGTRADFARVGLFHQAERERLDPRVDAGIRQASFFTWAQRDVELSPRVRLQLGARADLFRFAVQDRLGPGETVTPTGSGVRWKGVLSPRASLALQATPSAALFANLGSGFHSNDARDVLGSRHTDEVLPRALGAELGTRHSWRGGSVAAAVWGLELESELVYVGDEGVTEANGRTRRIGVDLEGRVRLASWLWADADLNLARGRYRDLPDGENRIPLAPSRTAAGGLTVRELGAAEGGLRFRYVGRRPASEDGSVTARGYTLWEAFGSWAVGAVRLVAALDNLLDAQWNEAQFATTSRLRSEPGGIGELHFTPGAPRSIQVGVEYRF